Genomic DNA from Solanum pennellii chromosome 3, SPENNV200:
ATGGATATGCGTGTGTTCGTGGTCGATTGTGTGGAAACCATATCGTCTCTGGCACTAATATGAGTTAGTGTcaattttatttagtatttaaacTTGAAGAGATTATCACCATTGATGATCTTCAACTTGAGCTTGAGAGCTTGAACTTGAGAGCAGATNTGGGACCCACACTTGTGGatctcgagggatgcctaacaccttcccctcgagataatttgaacccttaccctaatctctggcccgttgaccttagttagacttagttaggttagataggtgccctaacgcgccttaattcgttaggtggcgactccaaaactcaaaaatcccaaaagagttgttaggtcgtgcacaaaacccgttttctgcgaaaatggggcgcgacaatCATGCTGTTTGAATTATCAGAATTAGAACCTCCATTTCCAGTTTGTATACTTCCCAAGATGTTGAGTAATTGTTCATACTGATCTTTGGACAGGTTCATTGGCATCTGATTTCCCATTTGAGTCTCTTCCTCAGATTGTTGTGTATTCATATCAGAAGTACACATGTTTGCTGTAGAACTTgttccttttcctttttgaaaCTTTGGATTGGATGGATATCCATGAAGTTTATAACATCTATCTCTCGTGTGTCCTGACTTCTTGCAATAATCACACACTAAGGTAGACCTATTGATACTTGAATTCCCTCTAGACATATTGTTACCAGAACTGGATCCAGCCCCTTTAGATGAACTGTAATTTGTTCTGAATCCTTTGTAACCTGCATTATTGTTGTATTGTCCATAAGCATTGAGAGAAGTAGAATCCAAGGTTGTATGATTATGTGGCTTTACTTCTCTTTGCTTTTCCTCTTGGCATAGAATAGCAAAAGTTTGAGCCATGCTAGGAAGAGTGTTCATCATGAGAATACTACCTCTAACAGTAGTGTACATTTCATTTAACCCCATTAAATAATGTGTCAATCTTCTGTCTTGCTCAGCCTTTTGCAATTTTGTTTTTCCTCCACAAGAACACACACATGTGCATTGAGAATTAATGTCAACTGTGCTCATCTCCTCCCACAGCTTTTTCATTATTGTGTAGTACTTGGTGATATCTAAAGTACCTTGAACAAGCTCATTTATCTCCTTCTGTAACTGATACAATTTACATCCATTTGTTTGATCATATCTTTCCTCTAATTCTGCCCATAACTCCTTGGCATTATTCACATATTGCAGGCTGTCACGCAACTCTGGAGATAAGGAATTCAAGATCCAAGATGTGACCATATCATCACATCTTTCCCACTGCATGAAGTTAGGATCAGTAGATATTGGTTTCGTAATTGCTCCATTAATGAAACCTGTTTTGCTTTTAACTGATAATGCTCTGAGGACTGCTCTTCGCCAAGATCTGTAACCAGTACC
This window encodes:
- the LOC107013611 gene encoding uncharacterized protein LOC107013611, with the translated sequence MTGTQAGDVASSSNVASSSTTSRLDFSSAFYLHPSENAGSSLLPGVFDGTGYRSWRRAVLRALSVKSKTGFINGAITKPISTDPNFMQWERCDDMVTSWILNSLSPELRDSLQYVNNAKELWAELEERYDQTNGCKLYQLQKEINELVQGTLDITKYYTIMKKLWEEMSTVDINSQCTCVCSCGGKTKLQKAEQDRRLTHYLMGLNEMYTTVRGSILMMNTLPSMAQTFAILCQEEKQREVKPHNHTTLDSTSLNAYGQYNNNAGYKGFRTNYSSSKGAGSSSGNNMSRGNSSINRSTLVCDYCKKSGHTRDRCYKLHGYPSNPKFQKGKGTSSTANMCTSDMNTQQSEEETQMGNQMPMNLSKDQYEQLLNILGSIQTGNGDRDFASEKDEFQGVLVGFSEILFSALVRFIFFSITAVPGSALKIFVARQYWSKINFSTSEFTSRFFEIFIRYNLVSDWKYSGLILG